A window of the Aquarana catesbeiana isolate 2022-GZ linkage group LG05, ASM4218655v1, whole genome shotgun sequence genome harbors these coding sequences:
- the FKBP14 gene encoding peptidyl-prolyl cis-trans isomerase FKBP14, protein MVLELCGCRVCATSAGGRMMELMVFAALLVCAGGALIPEPEVQITVLEKPYICKRRTKNGDMLLVHFEGFLESNGTRFHSTYANNNNQPVWFTLGIKEAIKGWDKGLKDMCVGEKRKLVVPPSLAYGKEGKGKIPPESTLIFDLHLIEIRNGPRSHESFQEMDLNDDWKLSKEEVKAYLKAEFEKHGSAINETQHEVLIESIFEKEDDDSDGFISAREFTYVHDEL, encoded by the exons ATGGTCCTGGAGCTGTGTGGTTGTAGAGTGTGTGCCACGTCTGCTGGAGGGAGGATGATGGAGTTGATGGTGTTTGCAGCTCTGCTGGTCTGTGCCGGGGGCGCCCTCATCCCTGAGCCTGAAGTGCAGATCACAGTGCTGGAGAAGCCTTATATCTGCAAGAGGAGGACTAAGAATGGGGACATGCTGCTGGTGCACTTCGAGGGCTTCTTGGAGAGCAATGGGACCCGCTTCCATTCAAC TTATGCAAATAACAATAACCAGCCTGTATGGTTTACACTTGGCATTAAAGAAGCTATCAAAGGATGGGATAAAGGCCTTAAAGATATGTGTGTGGGGGAGAAACGAAAGCTGGTTGTACCACCTTCACTGGCCTatggaaaggaagggaaag GAAAAATTCCACCAGAGAGCACTCTAATCTTTGATCTTCATCTTATTGAGATTCGAAATGGACCACGATCGCATGAGTCGTTTCAAGAAATGGATTTGAATGATGACTGGAAGCTGTCTAAAGAAGAG GTGAAAGCCTATCTGAAAGCGGAGTTTGAGAAGCACGGCAGTGCCATAAATGAAACCCAACATGAAGTCTTAATTGAGAGCATATTTGAGAAAGAAGATGATGACAGCGATGGTTTTATTTCTGCCAGAGAATTCACATATGTTCATGATGAGCTATGA